The following are from one region of the Gigantopelta aegis isolate Gae_Host unplaced genomic scaffold, Gae_host_genome ctg1970_pilon_pilon, whole genome shotgun sequence genome:
- the LOC121391225 gene encoding myc proto-oncogene protein-like: protein MASLVETTAELLAGDAERLRYISFSEAMTAAEEFASPLYDLHEETWQELYLRPSPPVSPDCLSPAGSPPVPEDVIDGAHLTEALLRDNHELDDPTTVISSTPNNTESDCVEPSVVFPNLRNNVSLNTKPPPSKKIASNVSSTRPSSSESEEEIDVVTVEHRTDSGHHKIELPPRRHTQPPQTITLKPTPPTQLKNVKKTSVNSSRNSSPVHSPGKVTQRKKRLAKRHGRIGSQDGTESDEEARRASHNVLERKRRNDLKNSFDVLRMGIPELEENVRAPKVVILRKAVEYIQTLQASERKAETELIREQKRYNKLRERLAYLRNLPATL from the exons ATGGCATCGTTGGTAGAGACCACTGCAGAATTACTTGCAGGAGACGCAGAAAGATTAAGATATATCTCATTCAGCGAAGCTATGACGGCCGCCGAAGAATTCGCCTCACCATTATACGATCTGCACGAAGAGACCTGGCAGGAATTATACTTGCGTCCATCGCCACCAGTATCGCCAGATTGCCTCAGTCCAGCAGGTTCCCCACCAGTCCCTGAAGATGTTATTGACGGAGCCCACCTGACAGAAGCTTTATTGA GAGACAATCACGAACTGGATGACCCAACTACTGTGATATCGTCAACTCCAAACAACACGGAATCCGACTGTGTTGAGCCTTCAGTTGTGTTCCCCAACCTCCGAAacaatgtgtcgttaaacactaaGCCTCCACCCTCTAAAAAAATTGCGTCCAATGTAAGCTCGACAAGACCTTCTTCCTCAGAATCAG AAGAAGAGATTGATGTTGTTACTGTTGAACATCGCACTGATAGCGGACATCACAAAATAGAATTGCCTCCTAGACGTCACACTCAACCACCTCAAACTATTACTCTTAAACCTACTCCCCCTACACAACTTAAGAATGTCAAGAAAACTTCTGTAAACTCATCCCGCAATAGCTCTCCGGTCCATTCTCCTGGAAAAGTAACGCAACGAAAGAAACGTCTTGCTAAACGACATGGTAGGATAGGTTCTCAAGACGGCACAGAAAGTGATGAAGAAGCACGACGTGCATCTCATAATGTTCTAGAAAGAAAACGCcgaaatgatttaaaaaatagttttgatgTTCTTCGCATGGGAATACCAGAACTAGAAGAGAATGTTCGAGCACCAAAAGTAGTTATATTGCGAAAAGCTGTTGAATATATTCAAACATTACAAGCTAGTGAAAGAAAGGCTGAGACCGAATTGATACGTGAGCAGAAACGTTATAACAAACTTCGTGAGAGATTAGCTTATTTGAGAAACCTACCGGCCACACTTTGA